The genomic window TTCATGCCAAAATGTAAGGCATGCACACATTCCAAGATATAGGTTACACTGACCATTGGACCAACGACACATGGTTTTATATGACACAAAAACAGGAAGTCACCCTAGCTCTTCTTTTTTCTTTGACAACAAGGAAGTGACCTAGCTCAATTGGTTGGGGTAGTGGAGTCGAGAGTCCTATGTCTAATTATTGGTCCGCCTTAACCTCAAATTGCGTGTGCACCTTATATTTTGGGGTGGAACGCTAAGAAAAACAGCTTCATGTTGAGAATAGCCTGGGCATCATTCATGATTCTGTGTATTTCTGCTACAAAATTGATGTCGTTCCTTGACTAACTATGGGATGCTATGTGCTTCAACAGTTCAACTTCGTATTTTCATATTTGGTTATCTGAAATTAAGTTTGTCTTGGTTCTTCCATGGAATTTTAACCTAGACGCACTTGACAGGTTACTAATGGCAAGCACACTTTTGGCCCCTCCTTCCAGTTTGCCGTCAATGTTGGAGATGTACTGGGCAGTGACATACTACATGTAAATGTTCAGAACAAATGCATCTTATAGATCACTTATATTTGACCTTATGTTTAGCATATACACGACGCGGTTTGCCAGTGTGGCATTTTTGCTTGTAGCAAGTGTGCATGAATAAATGTAGCCGAACAAACTGGTGTGCACTCTGTTTCTGTGAAGATTTTGTTCACTGACCCTTGATGGTGCTTTAACGAGAAATTTAACTGCTAAATTATTTCTTCTCTCCTCTATCAGTGCTAAATTCAGTTATCAAAATTCTATCTGCCTGTATCATGGCTTGCTTTGCTGCCTGGCCTGCCGAAGATCACGAAGCTCTGGCGTGGGATGCCAGCTGCGGCTGTACACCTGCCAGTTTGGCATTTTGGCCGATATAGCTTTCTTGTTCTCGCTGGATTCCCCTGATTGGCCATATCATATGCTCAGGCAAACTCGTGGCACCACAGCTTAGCGTCCTTTCTTATTTACTTGAGACATGATCAAAGCCGGATGTACCAAGATGTGCCATGGTACCTGAACTATATATATGTTGAATCTTCCCAGCCTCTCTCCACCCAATAGGAACGCGCTCAAAACCAGATCATCCTGTGAACTCTTTTTCCTTTTGAACTATATTAGTTTGTGGCGGGATGCAGGGAGGAAAATATCTCTACTCTTATTCTTGCAGATGGATCTGAGTGCTACCTTTGAATCATTGATTGCGAATGGATCATCAAAATTGCACGGGAACAGTTACAAAAGAAAATCACCAGTAATCCCTACAGGAGCACGCTCCATGCTTGAAATGGTGAAACCTATTCCTATCTCTCATAACAATCTCCCTGTCGAAGACCTTAGATATCATCTTGGTATAATCATGGCAGTCTTTGCACACTCTCAAGTTCTTCACGATCCTAATCACCGTGCCTTCTGGCAACGTGATAAGACCGAAGGCGAGGGCAAGCTTCTCACTGTGCAAGGAGATCGCACTTTCTTTCTCCTCTTCCTCGATATCGAACAGTACCTCTTTTGTGTTTGCGGCGTACCCTTGCAACCTCAGCTTATGGCTCATACCTGCAAGCATGGTCTCGATATCCTTGTATCTGGGGTGAGACTTGCTCCCGACGAAGAACTCATGCACCTTGCCATCAACCTCAATGGCACTACACCCAGGCACCTTTTTCACTCCCTTAGACTTCATCATGTTCCGAACTTTGCTGACGCCCTTCCAGTTGTGCGACTCCGCGTATATATTAGACAGCAACACGTGAGCCGCATCATTTTTGGACTCAATCTTCATGAGCTTGTACATTGCGTGTTTGCCCAGATCGACGTTGTTGTGAATCCGAGAAGCGTTGAGTAGCGCTCCCCAGACACCTTCATGTGGCTCCACTGGCATAGAATTGATGAAGTTGACAGCATCATCCAGACGCCCTGCTCGACCATACAAATCAACCATGCAGCCGTAGTGCTCAAGCCAAGGCTCAACTTTGTGCTTATCCTTCATCGAATCAAAGCATGCTCGTCCCTCTTCTACCAACCCAGCCACAGAGCATCCACGGAGCACCGCGACAAATGTGACACCATTAGGCTCCATGCCCGCGCTCTCCATACGCTTGAACAGCTCAAGACACTCCTCCCCCATGCCATTCATCGCGAGGCCACTCAGCGCGCTGGTCCAGGTGTAGATGTTCCTTTCGCTCATGCTCTCGAACACCTCCATCGCCATCGTGACAACCCCACACTTGGAATACATATCCACCAAAGCAGTGCCCAGTGTGACCGACACCCGCATCCCACGGCTGCACACATAGGAGTGCACCCAGATGCCACGTTCTAGTGCACCCATCTGTGCACAGGCAGTGAGCACTGACACCAGCGTCGCCTCACCGACAGAAATCCCAGCCTTCTGCATTTCGTCGAACAGCCCCAAGGCTTCCCTTGCCTTGCCCACGCGCACATAACCTGTGAGCATGGCGTTCCAGGCGACATGGTCCCGCTGCGGCATTCTGTCAAACAGCTCGCGCGCAGTGTCAACATCGCCTCCGGCTGAGAGAGCGCCCAACATTGCAGTGACGCACACCACGTCCGGGCTCACGATCTCCGCGAAGGCGGCCCGCACGGcgcccacgtcccccaccgccgcgtACATGGATACGGCGCCGCTCTGGACGTGCAGGTCCGCTGCATGGCCGTGGCGGAACGCCGCCGCGTGCACGGAGCCAGCGAGCAGGCACACGGCAACATCGGTGGGCACGGGCGTcgccgaggaggcggcggcggccagggaggtcgCGGCGCGGACGAGGAAGGTGAACGAGTAGTGGTCGGGCGCGAGGGGGAGCTCGCGGAAGGCCGCAAAGGCGAGGCGGGGGCATGGTCCGCGGGCGAGGGCGCGGAGGAGGCCGTTGTGGGCGAGTAGCGTGGCCGGGCGCTGGGGCAGGAGGAGGCGCGCGTAGGAGAGGTGGTCggaggaggcgagggaggcgacgAAGTCGGCGCGGTGGGAGGGAGAGGCGAGGCGGCCCGAGACGAGGAGGTGCGCGTGGATCTCGCGGAGGCGGGACTGGGAGGAGGAGGCCCCGACGAGGGACGGGAGCAGCGTGGCGGAGTCGCGGAGTCGTGCCGCCATCTTGTTCGGACTGTGATTTCAGACATGGAGCGGGAGCACATATATTGTGTGGATTTGTTTGTCATGGGTTCGCTCATAGATTTTCAGTTTGTAAAATGTACGAGTACATGCAGCATAATATACGTACGTACGTACTGTACATAATAGAAGTATATTTTTGGCACATGGTGTCGTGGTATTCTCGCGACATATGCCGGGGGTGGCTTATCATAGATGGGGATAGAAAAACGTTgcgggctctagaagcgggagtagGCGAGACCTCGGATGGCGACGAGTCTTACTCAGGTTCGGGACtttccgtggagataacacccctaaggccttgtacaatgggaggtgtttaggggaggtgcttagagaaataaaccagacttTTCTTAAGCACCAGTGATTATTTGTACAAGATAGACGCTTAGctaagcgtctctcctgtagaaataggcagcGATGCTTtgaaaaacccggtttatttttttaagcatctctctaagcacctcccattgtacaaggcctaatcaTGCTCTGTGGGGCCTCCGCATGATGACTATCGTCAATAGAGTGGCTACAagagtgctcctcgagctgttcgtc from Triticum aestivum cultivar Chinese Spring chromosome 3B, IWGSC CS RefSeq v2.1, whole genome shotgun sequence includes these protein-coding regions:
- the LOC123070348 gene encoding putative pentatricopeptide repeat-containing protein At5g40405 — encoded protein: MAARLRDSATLLPSLVGASSSQSRLREIHAHLLVSGRLASPSHRADFVASLASSDHLSYARLLLPQRPATLLAHNGLLRALARGPCPRLAFAAFRELPLAPDHYSFTFLVRAATSLAAAASSATPVPTDVAVCLLAGSVHAAAFRHGHAADLHVQSGAVSMYAAVGDVGAVRAAFAEIVSPDVVCVTAMLGALSAGGDVDTARELFDRMPQRDHVAWNAMLTGYVRVGKAREALGLFDEMQKAGISVGEATLVSVLTACAQMGALERGIWVHSYVCSRGMRVSVTLGTALVDMYSKCGVVTMAMEVFESMSERNIYTWTSALSGLAMNGMGEECLELFKRMESAGMEPNGVTFVAVLRGCSVAGLVEEGRACFDSMKDKHKVEPWLEHYGCMVDLYGRAGRLDDAVNFINSMPVEPHEGVWGALLNASRIHNNVDLGKHAMYKLMKIESKNDAAHVLLSNIYAESHNWKGVSKVRNMMKSKGVKKVPGCSAIEVDGKVHEFFVGSKSHPRYKDIETMLAGMSHKLRLQGYAANTKEVLFDIEEEEKESAISLHSEKLALAFGLITLPEGTVIRIVKNLRVCKDCHDYTKMISKVFDREIVMRDRNRFHHFKHGACSCRDYW